The following proteins are co-located in the Candidatus Cybelea sp. genome:
- a CDS encoding response regulator transcription factor — protein sequence MDSRAPRIAVIDDEEPIRRLLTWELEAAGFEVRGARDALCGLEMVREFDPSLILLDVMMPKIDGISVLPRYRALTQAPIFILSAKGETGDKVHGLERGADQYLAKPFETPELIARIRSALRRPQLDSPEFLTYEELEMDLRRHKVRRGESELALTGREFRLLETFMREPHRVFSKDDLLDRVWGYESEVSQNCVETYISYLRAKVNANEHEAALVVTIRGAGYTLHS from the coding sequence ATGGACTCTCGAGCGCCTCGCATAGCCGTCATCGACGATGAGGAGCCGATCCGCCGTTTGCTCACGTGGGAGCTCGAAGCGGCCGGATTCGAGGTTCGCGGCGCCCGCGACGCGCTCTGCGGGCTCGAGATGGTTCGCGAATTCGATCCGTCGCTGATCTTGCTCGACGTGATGATGCCCAAGATCGACGGCATCAGCGTTCTGCCGCGCTATCGCGCGTTGACGCAGGCGCCGATCTTCATCCTCAGCGCCAAAGGGGAGACTGGAGATAAGGTGCACGGCCTCGAGCGCGGTGCGGATCAATACCTCGCCAAGCCCTTCGAAACGCCCGAACTGATCGCGCGAATCCGTTCGGCCTTGCGCCGGCCCCAGCTCGATTCACCCGAGTTCCTCACCTACGAGGAGCTCGAGATGGATCTGCGCCGCCACAAAGTTCGCCGCGGCGAATCGGAGCTGGCGCTGACCGGGCGCGAGTTCCGTCTTCTCGAAACCTTCATGCGCGAGCCGCACCGCGTCTTCAGTAAAGACGATCTGCTCGATCGCGTCTGGGGCTACGAATCCGAGGTCTCGCAGAACTGCGTTGAAACCTACATTTCGTACCTGCGAGCCAAGGTCAACGCAAACGAGCACGAGGCTGCGCTCGTGGTAACGATACGGGGCGCGGGCTACACCCTGCACTCGTAA
- a CDS encoding HAMP domain-containing sensor histidine kinase — protein sequence MHLPTLRSRLIAWHVTSGALIVLCCAALVAIVMSEALFYQARQAMNSAARQIPALAASYDWQSGSPDDIDAYFAARLAPLPVRTHTEPFPGIHHFAAPRGSFREGLFVRLLMERVRPLTIVYGPVRTTIFVSPSFYKRFVGYYFAAMAVIAIVVIVAAWRIAIVVASNSLDPLLRTTAALNRFGEGDFTPAAVSTTDTSEVGELVQAYNRAVAQITRALDERAKASAEMRQFVADAGHQLRTPLTVVMGYLSAMAARRLSSEGDAVPAMLGQSRRMKTLIDELILLARLEDVAPIGETVFDLNDVVRDVPHGFSLQDQQRLHLELAGAAAPVRAAATELREALTAVVDNALKYGGHLPIAIRVRRDDGLCEITITDEGPGFSQADLSSAFDRFYRGTASEGIVGTGLGLSIAAKAVQRAGGSIELRNKDSAGAACIIRIPIAA from the coding sequence TTGCACCTTCCGACGCTCCGCAGCCGCCTAATTGCGTGGCACGTGACGAGCGGCGCGTTGATCGTCCTTTGCTGCGCGGCGTTGGTCGCGATCGTGATGAGCGAAGCCCTCTTCTATCAAGCGCGCCAGGCAATGAACTCCGCGGCGCGGCAGATTCCCGCCCTGGCCGCTTCGTACGATTGGCAGAGCGGTTCTCCCGACGATATCGACGCCTACTTCGCGGCGCGGCTGGCACCGCTGCCGGTCCGCACGCACACCGAACCATTCCCCGGAATCCACCATTTCGCCGCGCCGCGCGGGTCGTTTCGGGAAGGCCTGTTCGTGCGGCTGCTGATGGAACGGGTGCGCCCGCTCACGATCGTCTACGGCCCCGTCCGCACAACGATCTTCGTCAGTCCGTCGTTTTACAAACGCTTCGTCGGATATTACTTTGCGGCCATGGCGGTCATCGCGATCGTCGTGATCGTCGCCGCCTGGCGGATCGCGATCGTCGTCGCGTCGAACTCGCTCGATCCGCTGCTGCGCACTACTGCGGCACTCAATCGCTTCGGCGAGGGCGATTTCACCCCGGCTGCGGTTTCGACCACCGATACGAGTGAAGTCGGCGAGCTGGTGCAGGCGTATAATCGCGCCGTCGCGCAGATCACGCGCGCGCTCGACGAACGCGCGAAGGCGAGCGCCGAGATGCGCCAGTTCGTGGCCGATGCCGGCCATCAGCTGCGCACGCCGCTGACGGTGGTCATGGGCTACTTGAGCGCGATGGCCGCACGCCGCTTGAGCTCGGAGGGAGACGCCGTGCCCGCGATGCTCGGCCAGAGCCGCCGCATGAAGACGCTCATCGACGAGCTTATCCTGCTGGCCCGCCTCGAGGACGTCGCGCCGATCGGGGAAACGGTCTTCGACTTGAACGACGTCGTGCGTGACGTGCCGCACGGCTTCTCACTCCAAGATCAGCAGCGCCTCCATCTGGAGCTCGCAGGTGCGGCGGCGCCCGTTCGCGCCGCTGCCACAGAGCTTCGCGAAGCGTTGACGGCCGTCGTCGACAACGCGCTGAAGTACGGCGGGCACCTGCCGATCGCGATCCGTGTCCGCCGCGACGACGGCCTCTGCGAGATCACCATTACCGACGAGGGCCCCGGGTTCTCACAAGCGGATCTCTCCTCGGCCTTCGATCGCTTCTATCGCGGCACGGCCTCGGAAGGAATCGTTGGAACCGGACTAGGCCTGTCGATCGCCGCAAAAGCGGTGCAGCGAGCCGGCGGCTCGATCGAACTACGCAACAAAGACTCCGCCGGCGCCGCCTGCATCATCCGCATACCCATCGCCGCGTAG
- a CDS encoding redoxin family protein — MNRRCSILAGILAMASAASLPARPAQATVGPLYSADQWIDARVTAPDLAGHVVVLDIFTVDCSNCQNVVPNLRSLYAKDRSRGLRIIGIHAPETPAERGRPYVEQSLARQGVVWPVAIDNDFALWKAYGADAWPTQLFFDRQGRLRKVIVGDSQDDQVRATVESLLRENAAANQ; from the coding sequence GTGAACCGGCGATGTTCCATTCTGGCAGGCATCCTAGCGATGGCGTCGGCGGCAAGTCTCCCCGCGCGCCCCGCGCAGGCCACGGTCGGACCGCTCTACTCGGCGGACCAGTGGATCGATGCCCGCGTCACGGCGCCGGACCTGGCTGGGCACGTCGTCGTTCTAGACATCTTCACGGTCGATTGCTCGAACTGCCAAAACGTCGTGCCCAATCTGCGTTCGCTCTATGCCAAGGATCGCTCCCGCGGCTTGCGCATCATCGGCATTCACGCGCCGGAGACCCCCGCCGAACGAGGACGACCGTACGTCGAGCAAAGCTTGGCGCGGCAAGGCGTCGTTTGGCCCGTGGCCATCGACAATGACTTCGCCCTCTGGAAGGCCTACGGCGCCGATGCGTGGCCGACGCAACTCTTCTTCGATCGGCAAGGGCGGCTGCGTAAGGTCATCGTTGGCGACTCGCAGGATGACCAAGTCCGTGCGACGGTCGAATCGCTGCTCCGCGAGAACGCCGCCGCAAACCAGTAG